A genomic window from Salvia splendens isolate huo1 chromosome 11, SspV2, whole genome shotgun sequence includes:
- the LOC121754186 gene encoding GDSL esterase/lipase 7-like, which produces MAIFFFFFIALLITLTSANADPLAPALFVLGDSLLDSGNNNLLPTVARANFSPYGMNFDAARSTGRFTNGRTVADFIAEFIGLPYAPPYMSIRRLMESEQVKTGLNFASGSCGILPQTDVSHQGKCLNFPEQVDLFERTVKEDLPRYYKTSTELSNYLAKSLFLISIGSNDYINNYLISFYDTSKRYSPQSFATLLVNNLSQQLQRLYELGARKMIVFEVGPIGCIPAITRQTKHIGPCVEDINQMTLLFNKELAPLLLNLTSTLQHSSFILGSVNWLGYEAAITPSKYGLSDSSNPCCVTWMNGTSGCIPGLGALACKRPDKQYFFDGYHLTETLYKQIATLCFNSSSVCIPKNINDLLLS; this is translated from the exons ATggctatcttcttcttcttcttcattgcGCTTCTCATCACTTTGACGTCAGCAAATGCGGACCCTCTCGCACCCGCATTGTTCGTCTTGGGCGATTCCTTGCTCGACAGCGGCAACAACAATCTCTTGCCCACCGTCGCCCGGGCCAATTTCTCGCCCTACGGCATGAATTTTGACGCCGCCCGCTCTACCGGAAGGTTCACCAATGGAAGGACCGTCGCCGATTTCATCG CTGAGTTTATAGGATTGCCGTATGCTCCACCATACATGAGCATTAGAAGGTTGATGGAGTCGGAGCAGGTCAAAACTGGCTTAAATTTTGCATCAGGATCATGTGGTATTCTTCCTCAAACAG ATGTATCTCATCAGGGAAAATGCTTGAACTTCCCGGAGCAAGTTGATTTGTTTGAGAGAACGGTGAAAGAAGATCTTCCCAGATACTATAAAACCTCAACAGAGTTATCAAATTATTTAGCAAAATCATTATTTCTGATATCAATAGGCAGCAATGATTACATCAACAATTATCTTATCAGTTTCTACGACACCAGCAAACGCTATTCCCCTCAATCTTTTGCCACCCTTCTCGTTAACAATCTATCTCAACAACTCCAG AGATTGTACGAATTAGGCGCAAGGAAGATGATAGTGTTCGAGGTAGGACCAATCGGATGCATTCCCGCAATCACAAGGCAGACGAAACACATTGGACCATGTGTAGAGGATATTAACCAGATGACATTACTCTTCAACAAAGAGCTTGCTCCATTGCTTCTTAATCTCACATCAACTCTTCAACATTCTTCCTTCATTCTTGGTAGTGTTAATTGGCTTGGTTATGAAGCTGCTATCACGCCTTCCAAATATG GTTTGAGTGATTCAAGCAACCCATGCTGTGTGACATGGATGAATGGGACATCAGGTTGCATCCCTGGACTAGGTGCCCTGGCTTGCAAACGACCCGATAAACAATACTTCTTTGATGGCTATCATCTCACTGAAACCCTCTACAAACAAATTGCTACTCTATGCTTCAATTCATCCTCTGTTTGCATACCCAAAAATATTAATGACTTATTGCTCTCATAA